The genomic region AAGAGACTATCCCCTATAACGTGAAAGTAATAGCCGATAAAAGTATGTGGAAAGGAAGACAAAAAATTAACCAAAAAGGGGAAAACGGTAGCCGCGAAGTTACTTACAAGCTGGTTTTGGCTAATGGAACCGTGGAGAACCGTACCGTATTAAACCAAAAAGTTATTAAACCGGCCAAAGACCAAATAGTTGTAAGAGGAGCCAGGCTGGTTGTGGCGAGCAGGGGCGGCAGCGGTCGTTTGGCATGGCCTACCGGCGGCCGCATTACTTCCCCCTTCGGAAGCAGGTGGGGGAGCATGCATACAGGGTTGGATATTGACGGTTATACAGGACAGCCGGTAGGTGCGGCAGAAGACGGAAGGGTGGTTTCGACAGGTTGGGACGGCGCTTACGGCAAACAGGTTACCATTGATCATGGCAATGGGCTAAGAACAAAATATGCTCACCTTTCTAAAATAGAGGTTTCTCCGGGCGAGTATGTGTCCCGCGGACAATTAATTGGTGAAGTCGGTTCCACGGGTAGAAGCACAGGATCTCACCTGCACTTCGAGGTAATGGTGGGCGGCAGTTTCCGTAATCCTTTACCTTACCTGAAGTAGAGAGAACAATTAAGGAAAATGCTGATAATGGGGAAGCTTAAAAAATAAGCTTCCTCTTATTATCTTTTGGACATGCCCGAATATACCTAAAGGTTGGTAAGTTTGGCTTAGATTATACCTTTTTTTAGACCAAGGGCTGTGTTATAATAAGTTGCGTGTAAGAAATGCGAAAAAATTTAGGGGAGGTTATTTATATATGGCTTTTATGAATAAGAAAAGGCCTAACAAAATTGTCCTTTATGTTTTGGTCGCCATGATTTCCATAGGCTTGTTGGGGTCTGTATCCATTGGTTTTTGGGCTTTTAGTTCCGGCTCTTATTCGAGTGGTACTGCCGTTGCCAATAATGGCAGTAGCGAGGCTAAGGGTAACGCTTATTTTTCCCAAGCCATGGATAAACTGCTGACAAAGAATGATGTGGAAGGCGCCCAAAAACTTTTTAAAGATGCTATTGTCGAATATGAAAAAGCCCTGAAAGAGACTCCCCAAAATAAACTGGTTTTAGGGGACCTGGCCACAGCTTATTTTTATACCGGTAACACGGACAAGGCTATTGAATTAGTAAGGCAGGCCTTGAAAATAGACCCTAATTTTACACAGGCCCGTTTTAATTATGCTATTTATCTTGGAGACGGCAAGAAACAGTATATGGATGCCATCAAAGAGCTACAGAAAATAAAAACCGGTGACCCAAGGTACCAGGATGCGCAAAACCTGATCAAGCAGTACTTTGAGGCTATGTCCGGCCCCAAAAATAAATAGGCGCAGCGATAGTCTTATGAGGGCCAAATGGTATTTCCCCAAGGAAACATTTGGCCCCTTTTTTGGCTTTATGGCGATTATTTCCGGTAGGTACCCTGCCGGCAAAATTGTATAATTTGTATTAGAGGAGAATTTGGGTTTATAAACATTATTGATTTGTTGTTTGTTTTTGGAGAGAACTTGCCAGAGAGGGGGGAGGGCTAGTGAGTTTCCTCGATGCAACCTTTCTTGGTACCAATTTTCTGTTAAAAAAGACGGTACAGTTGGTGTTGGCCCTCTTTATTTTGTTTGTTATAGTGTCCGTGCGGGCTCCCATG from Thermincola ferriacetica harbors:
- a CDS encoding tetratricopeptide repeat protein; this encodes MAFMNKKRPNKIVLYVLVAMISIGLLGSVSIGFWAFSSGSYSSGTAVANNGSSEAKGNAYFSQAMDKLLTKNDVEGAQKLFKDAIVEYEKALKETPQNKLVLGDLATAYFYTGNTDKAIELVRQALKIDPNFTQARFNYAIYLGDGKKQYMDAIKELQKIKTGDPRYQDAQNLIKQYFEAMSGPKNK